The proteins below come from a single Geobacillus thermoleovorans genomic window:
- the hisD gene encoding histidinol dehydrogenase has translation MKIERIRGGVSLRRTIESGTEEQRRAVLDIIANVRDRGDAALKEYTERFDGVKLDSLKVTEEEMKRAHAAMDAEMLEIIRQAAANIRDYHKRQKRESWWMTKEDGTILGQKVTPLDAVGLYVPGGTAAYPSSVLMNVIPAQVAGVKRIVITSPPNKDGTLPAGVLAAAYELGVTEIYKVGGAQAIAALAYGTETIRPVDKIFGPGNIYVALAKREVFGHVAIDMIAGPSEIVVLADETARPDEIAADLLSQAEHDVRASAILVTPSMKLALAVASEVERQLETLPRRDIAQAALENYGAIYVTETLEEAVDVVNELAPEHLEVMTAEPLSLFGRLRHAGAMFFGRFSSEPVGDYFAGPNHVLPTNGTARFSSGLSVDEFVKKSSVIVYSETALKQHGDKIAAFARLEGLEAHARAIEVRLEKGE, from the coding sequence ATGAAAATCGAACGGATCCGAGGCGGCGTCTCGCTGCGGCGCACGATTGAAAGCGGAACGGAGGAGCAGCGGCGCGCGGTGCTTGATATCATCGCCAATGTGCGCGACCGCGGCGATGCGGCGCTGAAAGAATATACGGAACGGTTTGACGGCGTCAAGCTGGATTCGCTCAAGGTGACGGAAGAGGAAATGAAGCGCGCGCATGCGGCGATGGACGCGGAGATGCTGGAGATCATTCGCCAAGCGGCGGCCAACATTCGCGACTACCACAAACGGCAAAAGCGCGAATCATGGTGGATGACGAAAGAAGACGGCACGATTCTCGGACAAAAGGTGACGCCGCTCGATGCGGTCGGGTTGTACGTGCCAGGCGGGACGGCCGCTTATCCGTCGTCTGTGCTGATGAACGTTATTCCCGCACAAGTGGCGGGGGTGAAACGGATTGTCATCACCTCGCCGCCAAACAAAGACGGCACGCTCCCGGCTGGGGTGCTGGCCGCCGCCTATGAACTCGGCGTGACGGAAATTTACAAAGTCGGCGGCGCGCAGGCGATCGCCGCGCTTGCTTATGGGACGGAAACGATCCGGCCGGTTGACAAAATTTTCGGGCCGGGCAATATTTATGTGGCATTGGCGAAGCGGGAAGTGTTCGGACATGTGGCGATCGACATGATCGCGGGGCCGAGCGAAATTGTCGTGCTGGCGGATGAAACGGCCCGACCGGATGAGATTGCGGCGGATTTGTTGTCGCAAGCCGAGCATGACGTGCGGGCGTCGGCCATTTTGGTGACGCCGTCGATGAAATTGGCGCTGGCGGTGGCGAGCGAAGTCGAACGGCAGCTGGAAACGCTGCCGCGCCGCGACATTGCCCAAGCGGCGCTCGAGAACTACGGCGCCATTTACGTCACCGAGACGCTTGAGGAAGCGGTGGATGTCGTGAACGAACTGGCGCCGGAGCATTTGGAAGTGATGACGGCAGAACCGCTCTCGCTTTTCGGCCGGCTCCGCCATGCGGGAGCGATGTTTTTCGGCCGCTTCAGCTCCGAGCCGGTCGGCGACTATTTCGCCGGGCCGAACCACGTGCTGCCAACCAACGGCACGGCCAGATTCTCAAGCGGCTTGAGCGTTGACGAGTTTGTGAAAAAATCAAGCGTGATTGTTTACAGTGAAACCGCATTGAAACAACATGGCGACAAAATCGCCGCCTTTGCCCGCCTCGAGGGGCTGGAGGCGCACGCGCGCGCCATTGAGGTGCGGCTCGAGAAAGGGGAATGA
- the hisG gene encoding ATP phosphoribosyltransferase, with protein MLTIAMPKGRIFEEAVELLRRADYALPPEFTESRKLVIDVPEENMRFILAKPMDVVTYVEHGVADLGIAGKDVLMEEERDVYELLDLHISRCHLAVAGMPGAKMNEIAPRVATKYPNIASTYFREQGEQVEIIRLNGSIELAPLIGLADRIVDIVSTGRTLRENGLVELERIAEVTSRLIVNPASYRLNGGDIERLVDRLAAVIPQP; from the coding sequence ATGCTGACGATTGCCATGCCAAAAGGGCGCATTTTTGAAGAGGCGGTCGAGTTGCTGCGGCGGGCGGATTATGCGCTGCCGCCGGAATTTACCGAGTCGCGCAAGCTCGTCATTGATGTGCCAGAGGAAAACATGCGCTTTATTTTGGCGAAACCGATGGATGTCGTCACCTATGTCGAGCATGGGGTCGCGGATTTGGGCATTGCCGGCAAGGACGTGCTGATGGAAGAAGAACGGGATGTGTACGAACTGCTCGATTTGCACATCAGCCGCTGCCATTTGGCGGTCGCCGGGATGCCCGGCGCCAAGATGAACGAAATCGCACCAAGGGTGGCGACGAAATACCCGAACATCGCGTCAACGTATTTTCGCGAGCAAGGCGAGCAAGTCGAAATCATCCGCCTGAACGGATCCATTGAACTCGCCCCGCTGATCGGCCTTGCCGACCGGATCGTGGACATCGTTTCCACGGGGCGGACGCTCAGAGAAAACGGGCTTGTCGAACTTGAACGGATCGCCGAGGTGACGTCGCGCCTGATTGTCAACCCGGCGAGCTACCGGCTAAACGGCGGGGACATTGAACGGTTGGTCGACCGATTGGCGGCGGTCATTCCCCAGCCGTAG
- a CDS encoding ATP phosphoribosyltransferase regulatory subunit, giving the protein MAKKLFMFEKPLGMRDTLPFLYELKKQVRSVMAEEIERWGYEFIETPTLEYYETVGAASAIADHRLFKLLDQQGHTLVLRPDMTAPIARVAASRLYDDGNPLRLAYNANVFRAQQREGGRPAEFEQIGVELIGDGTVTADAEVISLMVALLKRTGLGRFSVAVGHIGYVNALFLEILGNEERASVLRRFLYEKNYVGYREHVKSWPLSSIDQKRLLDLLSLRGGTDVIEQAKTLVTSEKGRRAADELAVLMAVLRTYGVAEAVKLDMALVSHMSYYTGILFEVYAEQVGFPIGNGGRYDDLLAKFSRPAPATGFGLRVDRLIEAIGETDVRDDIECIVFSQERLAEAVELAEAKRAEGKRVVLQHIAGIRDIDAYSQRYRSIVYLLGRSGRDGQ; this is encoded by the coding sequence ATGGCAAAAAAGCTGTTCATGTTTGAAAAACCGTTAGGCATGCGCGATACGCTGCCGTTTTTATATGAGTTGAAAAAACAAGTGCGTTCGGTGATGGCGGAAGAAATTGAGCGCTGGGGGTACGAGTTTATCGAAACGCCGACGCTTGAGTATTATGAAACGGTCGGGGCGGCGTCGGCGATTGCCGATCATCGGCTGTTTAAGCTCCTCGATCAGCAAGGGCATACGCTCGTATTGCGGCCCGATATGACGGCGCCGATCGCCCGGGTGGCGGCGTCGCGGTTGTATGACGACGGCAATCCGCTCCGGCTGGCGTACAACGCCAATGTGTTCCGCGCCCAGCAGCGCGAAGGCGGGCGGCCGGCGGAGTTTGAACAGATCGGTGTGGAGTTGATCGGCGACGGCACGGTGACGGCCGACGCCGAGGTGATCAGTTTAATGGTCGCCCTGCTGAAGCGGACGGGACTCGGGCGGTTTTCGGTGGCGGTCGGCCATATCGGTTATGTCAATGCGCTGTTTTTGGAGATTTTAGGGAATGAGGAGCGGGCGAGTGTATTGCGCCGTTTTTTATATGAGAAAAATTACGTCGGCTACCGTGAACATGTGAAGTCGTGGCCGCTTTCGTCGATCGATCAAAAGCGGCTGTTGGATCTTCTTTCCTTGCGCGGTGGAACGGACGTGATTGAACAGGCGAAAACGCTCGTCACAAGCGAGAAGGGGCGGCGGGCGGCTGATGAGCTGGCGGTGCTCATGGCGGTGCTTCGGACGTATGGAGTGGCCGAGGCGGTGAAGCTCGATATGGCGCTTGTCAGCCATATGAGCTATTACACTGGCATTTTGTTTGAAGTGTACGCCGAGCAAGTGGGATTCCCGATCGGCAACGGCGGGCGGTATGATGATTTATTGGCGAAGTTCTCGCGCCCGGCGCCGGCGACGGGGTTTGGGTTGCGCGTCGATCGGTTGATTGAGGCGATTGGGGAAACGGATGTGCGCGATGACATCGAGTGCATCGTGTTCAGCCAAGAGCGGCTGGCGGAAGCGGTGGAATTGGCCGAAGCGAAACGGGCGGAAGGCAAGCGCGTCGTCTTGCAGCACATTGCCGGCATTCGTGATATTGACGCCTACAGCCAGCGCTACCGGTCGATCGTGTATTTGCTTGGCCGCAGCGGGCGCGATGGGCAGTGA
- a CDS encoding acyltransferase translates to MRRTTKHPVQGANSLWQLYRTVSFWKVLKNVIIIQIGRYTPFLPLKNWLYRTFLGMKIGEQTALAFMVMPDILFPEKIRIGRNCVIGYNTTILAHEYLVDEYRLGDVVIGDEVMIGANSTILPGVVIGDRAVVAAGTVVHQDVPPGAMAAGCPMRIVRRNEPPSN, encoded by the coding sequence GTGAGACGAACGACGAAACACCCTGTCCAAGGGGCGAACTCGCTCTGGCAGTTGTATCGCACCGTATCGTTTTGGAAAGTGCTGAAAAACGTCATCATCATTCAAATCGGGCGCTACACGCCGTTTTTGCCGCTGAAAAACTGGCTGTACCGCACGTTTCTCGGCATGAAGATCGGCGAGCAAACCGCGCTCGCCTTTATGGTCATGCCAGATATTCTCTTCCCTGAAAAAATCCGCATCGGCCGCAACTGCGTCATCGGCTACAACACGACGATTCTCGCTCACGAATATTTGGTTGACGAATACCGCCTCGGCGATGTGGTGATCGGCGATGAGGTGATGATCGGCGCGAACTCGACCATTTTGCCTGGTGTGGTGATCGGCGACCGCGCCGTGGTCGCCGCCGGCACCGTCGTCCATCAAGACGTCCCGCCCGGGGCGATGGCCGCGGGTTGCCCGATGCGCATCGTCCGCCGGAATGAACCGCCTTCCAATTGA
- the ppaX gene encoding pyrophosphatase PpaX, with the protein MTIRTILFDLDGTLIDTNELIIQSFLHTLEKYYPGRYGREDVLPFIGPSLYETFSSLDPERAEEMVKTYRTFNHARHDELIREFDTVYETIETLHRHGFRLGVVTTKMHDTALMGLRKTRLAPFFSCVIGLDDVTRPKPDPEPIHKALGMLQSTPDEALMVGDNYHDILAGQNAGVKTAGVAWAIKGREYLEQYEPDYMLEKMRDLLAIVGINE; encoded by the coding sequence ATGACGATTCGCACGATTTTATTTGACCTTGACGGAACGTTGATTGATACGAATGAGCTGATCATCCAGTCGTTTTTGCATACGCTGGAGAAGTATTATCCGGGCCGCTACGGGCGTGAGGACGTCTTGCCGTTCATCGGCCCGTCGCTGTATGAGACGTTCAGCTCGCTCGATCCGGAACGGGCCGAGGAGATGGTGAAGACGTATCGCACCTTCAACCATGCCCGCCATGACGAACTGATCCGCGAGTTTGACACCGTGTATGAGACGATCGAAACGCTGCACCGCCATGGCTTCCGCCTCGGCGTCGTGACGACGAAAATGCACGACACCGCCCTGATGGGGTTAAGAAAAACGCGGCTGGCGCCGTTTTTCTCGTGCGTCATCGGCCTCGATGACGTCACGCGGCCAAAGCCCGATCCCGAGCCGATTCACAAAGCGCTTGGCATGTTGCAGTCAACGCCGGACGAAGCGCTCATGGTCGGGGACAACTACCACGACATTTTGGCCGGCCAAAACGCCGGAGTGAAAACAGCCGGCGTCGCCTGGGCGATTAAAGGGCGCGAGTATTTGGAACAATATGAACCGGACTATATGCTGGAAAAAATGAGAGACTTGTTGGCCATTGTCGGCATCAACGAATGA
- a CDS encoding nucleoside recognition domain-containing protein encodes MVGTLQRGVIAGLKTSWALGKIIFPVTLILALLQPTPLFSWLIDLVTPLMKWFGLSGDAAVPLVLGNLLGLYAAIGAMLTIEFTVKEVLILAVMLSFSHNLIVESSVASRTGMSVWLMLAVRIGLAVVSGLLIAHLWDGGQELAQYGFVSPEAASPSGWGEIILAALKKAATGIVQLVAIVIPLMTIIQVLKERHWIETFSRWMAPATKMLGMSANTSLTLAAGFVFGLAYGAGVMIQAAKEDGVSKRDLTLAFIFLVSCHAVVEDTLIFVPLGIPVWPLLVIRLVTAVLLTMAVAFLWRRFEHPMRKEAAS; translated from the coding sequence ATGGTAGGAACATTGCAGCGCGGCGTCATCGCCGGACTGAAGACGTCATGGGCGCTCGGCAAAATCATTTTTCCAGTGACGCTCATTTTAGCGCTGTTGCAGCCGACCCCTTTATTTTCATGGTTGATCGACCTTGTCACTCCCCTGATGAAGTGGTTCGGCTTATCCGGCGACGCGGCCGTGCCGCTGGTGCTCGGCAATTTGCTCGGGCTGTACGCCGCGATCGGGGCGATGCTGACGATCGAGTTTACAGTGAAAGAAGTGCTCATTCTCGCTGTCATGCTTTCCTTTTCTCACAACTTGATCGTCGAGTCTTCCGTCGCTTCGCGGACGGGTATGAGCGTTTGGCTCATGCTCGCCGTGCGCATTGGCTTGGCCGTTGTCTCCGGTTTGTTGATCGCCCATCTATGGGATGGGGGGCAGGAACTCGCTCAATATGGGTTTGTCTCGCCTGAAGCCGCCTCGCCGTCCGGCTGGGGAGAGATCATCTTGGCGGCGCTGAAAAAAGCGGCGACCGGCATCGTCCAGCTGGTTGCGATTGTCATTCCATTGATGACGATCATTCAAGTGTTGAAAGAACGCCACTGGATTGAGACGTTTTCGCGCTGGATGGCGCCAGCGACCAAGATGCTCGGCATGAGCGCGAACACATCGCTCACCCTTGCCGCCGGTTTTGTGTTCGGCCTCGCTTATGGGGCGGGGGTGATGATTCAGGCGGCGAAAGAAGACGGCGTCTCGAAGCGCGATTTGACGTTGGCGTTTATTTTTCTCGTTTCTTGCCATGCGGTTGTCGAAGACACGCTCATTTTCGTTCCGCTCGGCATCCCGGTCTGGCCGTTGTTGGTCATTCGCCTCGTTACGGCTGTGCTGTTGACGATGGCGGTGGCGTTCCTTTGGCGCCGTTTTGAACACCCGATGAGAAAGGAAGCCGCATCATGA
- the lgt gene encoding prolipoprotein diacylglyceryl transferase: protein MESTIQPLDRVFLHLGPITIYWYGVIIGTGVLIGLWLATREAVRRGLPKETFVDLVLFAVPIAIVCARAYYVLFEWHYYSKHLSEIPKVWQGGLAIHGGLIGAVATGAVFARARGLSFWKLADIAAPSIILGQAIGRWGNFMNQEAHGGPVSRQFLENLHLPDWIINQMYIDGRYWHPTFLYESLWNLAGFCLLLWLRRVNLRRGELFLSYLIWYSVGRFWIEGMRTDSLMLAGSLRAAQVVSVTLIVLSIALWIVRRAKGWAKARYQDE from the coding sequence ATGGAATCGACGATTCAGCCGCTCGACCGCGTGTTTTTGCACCTTGGCCCTATTACGATTTATTGGTATGGGGTCATTATCGGCACCGGTGTGTTGATTGGGCTATGGCTCGCGACGCGCGAAGCAGTGCGGCGCGGCTTGCCGAAAGAGACGTTTGTCGATTTGGTGTTATTTGCCGTGCCGATCGCCATTGTCTGCGCGCGGGCGTACTACGTGCTGTTTGAATGGCACTATTATTCAAAGCATTTGTCCGAGATTCCAAAAGTTTGGCAAGGCGGCCTCGCCATTCACGGCGGTTTGATCGGGGCGGTGGCGACGGGCGCGGTGTTCGCCCGCGCGCGCGGGCTGTCGTTTTGGAAGCTCGCCGATATTGCCGCACCAAGCATCATTTTAGGCCAGGCGATCGGGCGCTGGGGCAATTTTATGAACCAAGAGGCGCACGGCGGCCCTGTGTCGCGCCAGTTTCTTGAAAATTTGCATTTGCCGGATTGGATCATCAATCAAATGTACATTGACGGCCGTTATTGGCATCCGACGTTTTTGTACGAATCGCTTTGGAATTTGGCCGGTTTTTGTCTTTTGCTTTGGCTGCGGCGCGTCAATTTGCGGCGCGGCGAGCTGTTTTTGTCCTATTTGATTTGGTATTCCGTCGGCCGCTTTTGGATTGAAGGGATGCGCACCGACAGCTTGATGCTGGCCGGCAGTCTGCGCGCGGCGCAAGTCGTATCCGTGACGCTGATCGTGTTGTCGATCGCGCTGTGGATCGTGCGCCGGGCGAAAGGATGGGCAAAAGCAAGGTATCAAGACGAATAG
- the hprK gene encoding HPr(Ser) kinase/phosphatase produces the protein MPKVRTKDIIEQFQLELVSGAEGIYRPITTSDLSRPGIEMAGYFAYYPAERLQLLGRTELSFYETLTPEEKKSRMERLCTDITPGIIVSRGLEVPPELIEASERQSVPVMRSTMKTTRLSSRLTNYLESKLAPTTAVHGVLVDVYGVGVLITGKSGVGKSETALELVKRGHRLVADDCVEIRQEDEDTLVGSAPELIEHLLEIRGLGIINMMTLFGAGAVRTHKRISLVVDLELWDPEKQYDRLGLEEEKVKILDTELPKLTIPVRPGRNLAVIVEVAAMNFRLKRLGVNAAEEFSARLSDAIEDGAHDYD, from the coding sequence ATGCCAAAAGTGCGGACGAAAGACATCATTGAACAGTTCCAGCTCGAGCTCGTCAGCGGCGCGGAGGGCATTTACCGCCCGATTACGACAAGCGATTTGTCGCGGCCGGGGATTGAAATGGCCGGCTATTTCGCCTATTACCCGGCGGAGCGTCTGCAGCTGCTCGGACGGACGGAGCTGTCGTTTTATGAAACGTTGACGCCGGAAGAAAAAAAATCGCGGATGGAACGGCTTTGCACCGACATTACGCCAGGGATCATCGTCTCGCGTGGATTGGAAGTGCCGCCGGAGCTGATCGAAGCGTCTGAGCGCCAGTCGGTGCCGGTCATGCGCTCGACGATGAAAACGACCCGCCTGTCAAGCCGATTGACAAACTATTTGGAAAGCAAGCTCGCCCCCACCACCGCGGTGCACGGGGTGCTTGTCGATGTGTACGGCGTCGGGGTGTTGATCACGGGCAAAAGCGGCGTCGGCAAAAGCGAAACGGCGCTGGAGCTCGTCAAACGCGGCCATCGGTTGGTCGCCGACGACTGTGTGGAAATCCGCCAAGAAGATGAAGATACGCTCGTCGGCAGCGCGCCGGAGCTGATCGAGCATCTGCTTGAAATTCGCGGCCTCGGCATTATTAATATGATGACGCTGTTCGGCGCAGGGGCGGTGCGGACGCATAAGCGCATTTCGCTCGTCGTCGACTTGGAGCTTTGGGATCCGGAGAAGCAGTACGATCGGCTCGGGTTGGAAGAAGAGAAAGTGAAAATTTTGGATACCGAATTGCCGAAATTAACGATTCCGGTCCGCCCAGGGCGCAACTTGGCGGTCATCGTCGAAGTGGCGGCGATGAACTTCCGGCTGAAGCGGCTCGGGGTCAACGCGGCTGAGGAGTTTTCGGCGCGATTGAGCGACGCCATCGAAGACGGCGCGCACGATTACGACTGA
- a CDS encoding phage holin family protein, producing the protein MLNWLIGVFINTVLLMAIDGYFDDIHFSGIGAAFLASVILAVLNAVVRPVLILLTLPVTVLTLGLFLFVINAITLMMTAGLMGDAFQIGGFGTALLASIVLSFFHLLVQKAIIEPLRNRS; encoded by the coding sequence ATGCTCAATTGGCTGATCGGTGTGTTTATCAATACGGTGCTGCTGATGGCGATTGACGGCTATTTTGACGATATTCACTTCAGCGGCATCGGCGCGGCGTTTTTGGCGAGCGTGATTTTGGCGGTGCTCAACGCCGTCGTTCGCCCTGTGCTCATCTTGTTGACGCTGCCGGTGACAGTGTTGACGCTCGGTTTGTTTTTGTTTGTCATTAACGCCATCACGCTCATGATGACTGCAGGGCTGATGGGCGATGCGTTTCAAATCGGCGGCTTTGGCACGGCGCTGCTCGCCTCGATCGTCTTGTCGTTTTTCCACCTGCTCGTGCAAAAAGCGATTATCGAGCCGCTGCGCAACCGGTCGTAA
- a CDS encoding DUF4870 domain-containing protein, which produces MSTNKVLSALCYFSVFFAPFILPIVVYFVVEDLEVKRHAKRSLVSHLIPAVTILLFIALAASPVLFGHWGEESLLFGGGLVWLGFLVAGAVNLVVIVWNVIKGIQVLK; this is translated from the coding sequence TTGTCGACGAACAAAGTGTTGTCCGCGCTTTGTTATTTCAGCGTCTTTTTTGCGCCGTTCATTTTGCCGATTGTCGTCTATTTTGTTGTCGAAGATCTTGAAGTCAAACGCCATGCGAAGCGGTCGCTCGTGTCGCATTTGATTCCGGCCGTTACGATCCTCTTGTTCATTGCGTTGGCCGCGTCGCCGGTGCTGTTCGGCCATTGGGGCGAGGAATCGCTTCTTTTTGGCGGCGGGCTCGTCTGGCTTGGGTTCCTCGTTGCTGGGGCGGTGAATCTTGTTGTCATCGTTTGGAATGTCATAAAAGGGATTCAAGTGTTAAAATAA
- the uvrA gene encoding excinuclease ABC subunit UvrA, with product MDKIIVKGARAHNLKNIDVEIPRGKLVVLTGLSGSGKSSLAFDTIYAEGQRRYVESLSAYARQFLGQMEKPDVDAIEGLSPAISIDQKTTSRNPRSTVGTVTEIYDYLRLLFARIGRPFCPTHGIEIQSQTIEQMVDRLLSYPERTKMQILAPIVSGRKGTHAKTLEDIRKQGYVRVRIDGEMRELTEDIELEKNKKHSIDVVVDRIIIKDGIAARLADSLETALKLADGKVVVDVIGEGELLFSEKHACPYCGFSIGELEPRLFSFNSPFGACPDCDGLGAKLEVDPDLVIPNDELTLKEHAIAPWEPQSSQYYPQLLEAVCRHYGIPMDVPVRDLPKEQLDKILYGSGGEPIYFRYTNDFGQVREQYIAFEGVIPNVERRYRETSSDYIREQMEKYMAEQPCPTCQGHRLKKESLAVLVGGKHIGEVTAMSVTEALAFFDGLELTEKEAQIARLILREIRDRLGFLQNVGLDYLTLSRSAGTLSGGEAQRIRLATQIGSRLTGVLYVLDEPSIGLHQRDNDRLIATLKSMRDLGNTLIVVEHDEDTMLAADYLIDIGPGAGIHGGEVVAAGTPEEVMNDPNSLTGQYLSGKKFIPIPTERRRPDGRWLEVVGAREHNLKNVSVKIPLGTFVAVTGVSGSGKSTLVNEVLYKALAQKLHRAKAKPGEHRGIRGLEHLDKVIDIDQSPIGRTPRSNPATYTGVFDDIRDVFASTNEAKVRGYKKGRFSFNVKGGRCEACHGDGIIKIEMHFLPDVYVPCEVCHGKRYNRETLEVTYKGKNIAEVLDMTVEDALDFFASIPKIKRKLETLYDVGLGYMKLGQPATTLSGGEAQRVKLAAELHRRSNGRTLYILDEPTTGLHVDDIARLLDVLHRLVDNGDTVLVIEHNLDVIKTADYIIDLGPEGGDRGGQIVAVGTPEEVAEVEGSHTGRYLKPILERDRARMQAQYEAVKA from the coding sequence ATGGATAAAATTATCGTCAAAGGGGCGCGCGCCCACAACTTGAAAAACATTGACGTCGAAATCCCGCGCGGCAAGCTCGTCGTCTTGACCGGGCTGTCCGGGTCGGGGAAGTCGTCGTTGGCGTTTGATACGATTTACGCGGAAGGCCAGCGGCGCTATGTTGAATCGCTGTCGGCTTATGCCCGCCAGTTTTTAGGGCAGATGGAAAAACCGGACGTCGATGCGATTGAAGGATTGTCGCCGGCCATTTCGATCGATCAAAAAACGACGAGCCGCAACCCGCGCTCAACCGTCGGCACGGTGACGGAAATTTACGATTATTTGCGGCTGCTATTCGCCCGCATCGGCCGTCCGTTCTGCCCGACGCACGGCATTGAAATCCAATCGCAGACGATCGAGCAAATGGTCGACCGGCTGCTCTCTTACCCGGAGCGGACGAAAATGCAAATTCTCGCCCCAATCGTCTCGGGGAGAAAAGGAACGCACGCCAAGACGCTCGAAGACATCCGCAAGCAAGGGTATGTGCGCGTCCGCATTGACGGCGAGATGCGCGAGTTGACCGAAGACATTGAGCTCGAAAAAAACAAAAAACATTCGATTGATGTCGTCGTCGACCGCATCATCATCAAAGACGGCATCGCCGCCAGGCTTGCCGATTCGCTTGAGACGGCGCTGAAGCTCGCTGACGGCAAAGTCGTCGTCGATGTGATTGGCGAGGGGGAGCTGCTGTTCAGCGAAAAGCATGCCTGCCCGTACTGCGGCTTTTCGATCGGGGAGCTTGAACCGCGTCTGTTTTCGTTCAACAGTCCGTTCGGCGCCTGCCCGGACTGCGACGGGCTCGGGGCGAAGCTCGAAGTGGATCCGGATTTGGTCATCCCGAACGATGAGCTGACGTTAAAAGAACACGCCATCGCTCCGTGGGAGCCGCAAAGCTCGCAATATTACCCGCAGCTGCTCGAAGCCGTGTGCCGCCATTACGGCATCCCGATGGACGTGCCGGTCAGAGACTTGCCGAAAGAGCAGCTGGATAAAATTTTGTACGGCAGCGGCGGTGAGCCGATTTATTTCCGCTATACGAACGATTTTGGTCAAGTGCGCGAACAATACATCGCGTTTGAAGGCGTCATTCCGAACGTCGAGCGTCGCTATCGCGAGACGAGCTCGGACTACATCCGCGAGCAGATGGAAAAGTATATGGCGGAACAACCATGTCCGACATGCCAAGGACACCGGTTGAAAAAAGAAAGCCTGGCCGTCCTTGTCGGCGGCAAGCATATCGGCGAGGTCACCGCCATGTCGGTGACCGAGGCGCTCGCCTTTTTTGACGGTCTCGAGCTGACGGAAAAAGAAGCGCAAATCGCCCGCCTCATTTTGCGTGAAATTCGCGACCGGCTCGGCTTTTTGCAAAACGTCGGCCTCGACTATTTGACGCTCAGCCGCTCGGCAGGAACGCTCTCCGGCGGCGAGGCGCAGCGCATCCGCTTGGCGACGCAGATCGGCTCGCGGCTGACGGGGGTGCTGTACGTGCTCGACGAGCCGTCGATCGGGCTTCATCAGCGCGACAACGACCGGCTGATCGCGACGTTGAAAAGCATGCGCGACCTCGGCAATACGCTCATTGTGGTGGAGCACGACGAGGATACCATGCTGGCCGCGGACTATTTGATTGACATTGGTCCGGGGGCGGGCATCCACGGCGGCGAGGTCGTCGCCGCCGGCACGCCGGAAGAAGTGATGAACGACCCGAACTCGCTCACCGGCCAGTATTTATCGGGGAAAAAATTCATCCCGATTCCGACCGAGCGTCGCCGTCCGGACGGACGTTGGCTTGAGGTCGTCGGCGCGCGCGAGCATAACTTGAAAAACGTATCGGTGAAAATCCCGCTCGGCACGTTTGTCGCTGTCACCGGGGTGTCGGGCTCGGGCAAAAGCACGCTCGTGAACGAAGTGTTGTATAAGGCGCTGGCGCAAAAGCTGCACCGGGCGAAGGCGAAACCGGGCGAACATCGCGGCATCCGCGGGCTGGAGCATCTCGATAAAGTCATTGACATCGACCAGTCGCCGATCGGCCGCACGCCACGCTCGAACCCGGCGACGTACACCGGGGTGTTTGACGACATCCGCGACGTGTTTGCCTCGACGAACGAAGCGAAAGTGCGCGGCTACAAAAAAGGGCGGTTCAGCTTCAATGTCAAAGGCGGGCGCTGCGAGGCGTGCCATGGCGATGGCATCATCAAAATTGAGATGCACTTTTTGCCGGACGTGTACGTCCCGTGCGAAGTGTGCCACGGCAAACGGTACAACCGCGAGACGCTCGAGGTGACGTATAAAGGAAAAAACATCGCCGAGGTGCTCGACATGACGGTCGAAGATGCGCTCGACTTTTTCGCCTCGATCCCGAAAATCAAACGCAAGCTCGAGACGCTCTATGACGTCGGGCTCGGTTATATGAAGCTCGGCCAGCCGGCGACGACGCTCTCGGGCGGCGAGGCGCAGCGCGTCAAGCTCGCCGCTGAGCTTCACCGCCGCTCCAACGGCCGGACGCTCTACATTTTGGACGAGCCGACGACCGGGCTTCATGTCGATGACATCGCCCGGCTGCTTGATGTGCTCCACCGGCTCGTCGACAACGGCGATACCGTGCTTGTCATTGAACATAACTTGGACGTCATCAAAACCGCGGACTATATCATTGACTTAGGTCCGGAAGGCGGCGACCGAGGCGGACAAATCGTCGCTGTCGGCACGCCGGAAGAGGTGGCCGAGGTGGAGGGGTCGCACACCGGCCGCTACTTAAAACCGATTCTCGAGCGCGACCGGGCGCGCATGCAGGCGCAATATGAAGCGGTGAAGGCGTAA